From a region of the Fusarium verticillioides 7600 chromosome 9, whole genome shotgun sequence genome:
- a CDS encoding uricase, with translation MPYVSAARYGKDNVRVCKVDRDASTGIQTVTEMTVCCLLEGEIETSYTKADNSVVVATDSIKNTIYITAKQNPVNPPELYASILGSHFIEKYSHIHVANINVKTVRWQRLEVDGKPHPHSFFKDGEETRNVEVRVSRQEGIQIKSSLVGLTVLKSTGSAFHGFVRDEYTTLPETWDRIFSTDVDATWKWKKFDSLKAVKAFAPKFDSAREAARNVTLKVFAEDDSASVQATMYKMSTQILGLVPEIATVTYALPNKHYFEIDLSWHKGLKNTGKDAEVYAPQSGPNGLIKCEVSRDNLQSKL, from the exons ATGCCTTACGTATCTGCTGCTCGCTATGGCAAGGACAATGTCCGCGTCTGCAAGGTTGATCGCGATGCCTCTACTGGCATCCAGACCGTCACTGAGATGACCGTCTGCTGTCTTCTTGAGGGAGAGATTGAGACCTCCTACACCAAGGCTGATAACAGTGTTGTCGTTGCCACCGACTCTATCAAGAACACTATCTACATCACTGCCAAGCAGAATCCTGTCAACCCTCCTGAATTGTACGCCTCTATCCTCGGCAGCCACTTCATCGAGAAGTACAGCCACATTCATgttgccaacatcaacgtcaagacTGTTCGCTGGCAGCGCCTGGAGGTTGACGGCAAGCCTCACCCTCACAGCTTTTTCAAAGATGGTGAGGAGACCCGAAATGTGGAGGTTCGCGTGAGCCGACAGGAGGGCATTCAGATCAAGAGCTCTCTTGTTGGCTTGACTGTGCTCAAGAGCACCGGTTCTGCTTTCCACGGCTTTGTTCGCGATGAGTACACAACTCTTCCTGAGACTTGGGACcgcatcttctcaaccgatgttgatgctacatggaagtggaagaagttcGACTCACTgaaagctgtcaaggccttTGCTCCCAAATTCGACAGTGCTCGAGAGGCAGCACGCAACGTCACCCTCAAGGTCTTCGCTGAGGACGACAGTGCTAGCGTGCAAGCCACCATGTACAAGATGTCCACCCAGATCCTTGGGCTTGTGCCCGAGATTGCGACAGTCACTTATGCACTGCCCAACAAGCATTACTTCGAGATTG ACCTGAGCTGGCACAAGGGACTCAAGAACACAggcaaggatgctgaggtTTACGCGCCCCAGTCTGGCCCCAATGGCCTTATCAAGTGCGAGGTGTCTCGCGACAACTTGCAATCAAAGCTATAA
- a CDS encoding 50S ribosomal protein L13, translated as MSQVLGLTKLAYSRVWHGVSASAPHATLSTQPGVTPPSLGRLASRIAVLLMGKHKPIFDPSTDCGDYVVVTNCAALHTTGRKKWQKPYYRHTTRPGSLKTVTMDALMEAHGGSEVLRKAVRGMLPKNRLRDKRLARLKAFEGDAHPYKDNLIRFAGVPVGAEGWEKATERVRNGDKKRL; from the exons ATGTCGCAAGTCCTCGGTCTG ACAAAACTGGCATACTCTCGAGTATGGCATGGTGTTTCCGCCTCCGCCCCTCATGCCACACTCTCTACTCAGCCCGGCGTTACACCACCTTCACTCGGCCGTCTCGCATCTCGCATCGCCGTTCTTCTCATGGGCAAGCACAAGCCGATTTTCGACCCCTCAACCGACTGCGGTGACTACGTTGTCGTGACCAACTGCGCCGCTCTTCACACAACCGGCCGCAAGAAGTGGCAAAAGCCTTACTACCGACATACGACACGACCTGGTAGCCTCAAGACCGTAACAATGGACGCACTTATGGAGGCCCACGGAGGCAGTGAGGTCCTGCGCAAGGCTGTGCGTGGCATGTTGCCCAAGAACCGACTACGAGACAAGCGATTGGCAAGGCTCAAGGCGTTTGAGGGCGACGCTCACCCGTACAAGGATAACTTGATACGGTTTGCTGGTGTACCGGTGGGAGCTGAGGGTTGGGAGAAGGCCACCGAAAGGGTCCGAAATGGCGATAAGAAGCGATTATAA
- a CDS encoding oxidoreductase — protein MSLKQEIETWVAALGRYDNNEFEEALNEFGKIGDTSKILFNMGVIHATLGEHEKAVESYQRAIRLDQYLAVAYFQQGVSNFLLGDFEEALANFNDTLLYLRGNAMIDYAQLGLLFKLYSCEVLFNRGLCYIYLQQMEAGMQDFSYAVKEKVVEDHNVIDDAIREQAEGYTVFSIPVGVVYRPNEAKVRNLKTKDYLGKARLVAASDRANAFTGFAGSEIKNAGKLEVKDDRPADNISFAATNLVKPGLSSRRQQSEPPNNRNVFPPTPPPENERPSRAASVRGGKPQLAKLNIQQAEPNRRYEKATSPPDSRSRPIPARSASAASSRMMQREPQPLQLRPRQIPEETGSPEDVYAMYQGGDPYRNSRGSTGSRRQRQPQYSEEEDGSDYEGTINENDFEMIGQRRGPGSVSGQRGSRRPEITKIRVKVHADEVKLIMIAPDIKYETLADKVRDKFNIRRRFKIKVKDEDMPNGDMITVGDQDDLEMVIDSVKEEAKKQRAETGKMEIWIYQL, from the exons ATGTCGTTGAAACAG GAAATCGAGACCTGGGTGGCAGCCCTGGGCCGTTACGATAACAATGAATTCGAAGAGGCCCTCAACGAGTTTGGAAAGATTGGcgacaccagcaagatcctcttcaacatgggcGTGATCCATGCCACACTCGGCGAGCATGAGAAAGCT GTTGAGAGCTACCAACGAGCCATTCGACTTGACCAATACCTCGCCGTTGCCTACTTCCAGCAAGGCGTCTCGaatttcctcctcggcgaCTTTGAAGAAGCCCTCGCCAACTTCAACGACACACTCCTTTACCTCCGTGGCAATGCCATGATCGACTACGCTCAGCTCGGTCTTCTATTCAAACTCTACTCCTGCGAGGTGCTTTTCAACCGAGGTCTTTGCTACATCTACTTGCAGCAGATGGAGGCTGGTATGCAGGATTTCTCCTAtgctgtgaaggagaaggtgGTGGAGGATCACAATGTTATTGATGATGCTATTAGAGAACAGGCCGAG GGTTATACTGTCTTCTCAATTCCTGTCGGAGTTGTCTACAGACCCAACGAAGCCAAAGTTCGAAACCTAAAGACAAAAGATTATCTTGGCAAAGCCAGACTTGTGGCAGCTTCAGACCGTGCCAATGCCTTCACTGGATTTGCAGGTTCTGAAATCAAGAAC GCTGGTAAGCTAGAGGTCAAGGATGACCGGCCTGCCGACAACATTTCCTTTGCCGCTACAAATCTCGTCAAGCCTGGTCTTTCGTCTCGGAGACAACAATCAGAACCTCCGAACAACCGAAATGTATTTCCGCCAACACCCCCACCCGAGAACGAGCGCCCATCTCGTGCTGCTTCTGTTCGCGGTGGGAAGCCTCAGTTGGCTAAACTCAACATACAGCAGGCCGAGCCAAACCGCCGCTATGAGAAGGCAACTTCTCCACCAGATAGCCGTTCTCGGCCCATACCCGCAAGATCAGCGTCTGCTGCCAGTTCTAGAATGATGCAGAGGGAGCCTCAGCCTCTCCAGTTAAGACCCCGGCAGATCCCAGAGGAGACAGGGTCACCAGAGGATGTCTACGCCATGTACCAGGGAGGCGATCCTTACCGAAACTCAAGAGGGTCTACCGGCAGTCGACGCCAGAGACAACCACAGTAttctgaagaggaagacggaTCAGATTATGAGGGCACCATCAACGAGAACGACTTCGAGATGATCGGTCAACGCCGAGGTCCAGGCTCTGTTTCAGGTCAACGTGGTAGCCGACGACCAGAGATCACAAAGATCCGTGTCAAGGTCCACGCTGATGaagtcaaactcatcatgatCGCTCCTGATATCAAATACGAAACGCTAGCCGACAAGGTTCGCGATAAGTTTAATATTAGGCGACGATTTAAGATTAAGGTTAAGGACGAAGACATGCCCAATGGGGACATGATTACAGTTGGCGACCAGGATGACctggagatggtgattgaTAGTGTCAAggaggaagcaaagaaacaaCGAGCAGAGACTGGCAAGATGGAG ATTTGGATCTATCAACTTTAG
- a CDS encoding oxidoreductase encodes MIDYAQLGLLFKLYSCEVLFNRGLCYIYLQQMEAGMQDFSYAVKEKVVEDHNVIDDAIREQAEGYTVFSIPVGVVYRPNEAKVRNLKTKDYLGKARLVAASDRANAFTGFAGSEIKNAGKLEVKDDRPADNISFAATNLVKPGLSSRRQQSEPPNNRNVFPPTPPPENERPSRAASVRGGKPQLAKLNIQQAEPNRRYEKATSPPDSRSRPIPARSASAASSRMMQREPQPLQLRPRQIPEETGSPEDVYAMYQGGDPYRNSRGSTGSRRQRQPQYSEEEDGSDYEGTINENDFEMIGQRRGPGSVSGQRGSRRPEITKIRVKVHADEVKLIMIAPDIKYETLADKVRDKFNIRRRFKIKVKDEDMPNGDMITVGDQDDLEMVIDSVKEEAKKQRAETGKMEIWIYQL; translated from the exons ATGATCGACTACGCTCAGCTCGGTCTTCTATTCAAACTCTACTCCTGCGAGGTGCTTTTCAACCGAGGTCTTTGCTACATCTACTTGCAGCAGATGGAGGCTGGTATGCAGGATTTCTCCTAtgctgtgaaggagaaggtgGTGGAGGATCACAATGTTATTGATGATGCTATTAGAGAACAGGCCGAG GGTTATACTGTCTTCTCAATTCCTGTCGGAGTTGTCTACAGACCCAACGAAGCCAAAGTTCGAAACCTAAAGACAAAAGATTATCTTGGCAAAGCCAGACTTGTGGCAGCTTCAGACCGTGCCAATGCCTTCACTGGATTTGCAGGTTCTGAAATCAAGAAC GCTGGTAAGCTAGAGGTCAAGGATGACCGGCCTGCCGACAACATTTCCTTTGCCGCTACAAATCTCGTCAAGCCTGGTCTTTCGTCTCGGAGACAACAATCAGAACCTCCGAACAACCGAAATGTATTTCCGCCAACACCCCCACCCGAGAACGAGCGCCCATCTCGTGCTGCTTCTGTTCGCGGTGGGAAGCCTCAGTTGGCTAAACTCAACATACAGCAGGCCGAGCCAAACCGCCGCTATGAGAAGGCAACTTCTCCACCAGATAGCCGTTCTCGGCCCATACCCGCAAGATCAGCGTCTGCTGCCAGTTCTAGAATGATGCAGAGGGAGCCTCAGCCTCTCCAGTTAAGACCCCGGCAGATCCCAGAGGAGACAGGGTCACCAGAGGATGTCTACGCCATGTACCAGGGAGGCGATCCTTACCGAAACTCAAGAGGGTCTACCGGCAGTCGACGCCAGAGACAACCACAGTAttctgaagaggaagacggaTCAGATTATGAGGGCACCATCAACGAGAACGACTTCGAGATGATCGGTCAACGCCGAGGTCCAGGCTCTGTTTCAGGTCAACGTGGTAGCCGACGACCAGAGATCACAAAGATCCGTGTCAAGGTCCACGCTGATGaagtcaaactcatcatgatCGCTCCTGATATCAAATACGAAACGCTAGCCGACAAGGTTCGCGATAAGTTTAATATTAGGCGACGATTTAAGATTAAGGTTAAGGACGAAGACATGCCCAATGGGGACATGATTACAGTTGGCGACCAGGATGACctggagatggtgattgaTAGTGTCAAggaggaagcaaagaaacaaCGAGCAGAGACTGGCAAGATGGAG ATTTGGATCTATCAACTTTAG
- a CDS encoding glutamyl-tRNA synthetase yields the protein MRPLLSHPSRLSRNLIQYPVLYHPIPLLARRNFASSVARQHDQNSDIAQKASQIPSKELNEQGGKHDRSIKKPSRLAALKKRDQKVGNKDTKVKGEETNQRYILGQSADKPIRTRFAPSPTGYLHLGSLRTALFNNLVAKATDGGDFIIRIEDTDQNRLVPDAEERIFKDLEWAGLEWSEGPDKGGPYGPYRQSERLETYKEHTRTLLENGSAYRCFCDQTVLEAQKRALHEAGKSTAYPGTCRTLPRSESDERAAKGEAHIVRLDSTRFGTPKFKDAIYGPFQKKEPEEDFVLMKRDGYPTYHLANVVDDHLMKITHVIRGEEWLISTPKHLALYEAFGWEPPTFAHLGLLISNNGSKLSKRDSSVDLSTYMDQNVFPMALQAWLANLGASTKRDAKTPRTLSDVAENLTYKFTRGGIKLNPTKLDFFQHEYRNLLTKTPSADHTSREQELIRDYLVTPLVNEVHAITASSQSISDDYKPIQPTGTALNWPTPLFPVPAMLSSESSQSYTSKIIFQETVRYASVANLARLLPYFFWRPPPDIYRAALVSETPRLDLVELVNKTVQGNDDWETTVDRLFESIPPDQAPDLHATLRLIAIGDSQAVSKSSRILFDVLGQDEWRFRANLVASLLGELESSGQLPVRTV from the exons ATGAGGCCCTTGTTAAGCCACCCGTCGAGGCTTTCAAGAAATCTTATACAATATCCTGTTTTATATCATCCAATACCTCTTCTTGCTCGTCGCAACTTCGCAAGCTCTGTTgctcgtcaacatgatcaaAATTCTGATATAGCGCAGAAGGCTTCTCAAATTCCTTCAAAGGAACTCAATGAACAAGGGGGGAAACATGATCGATCCATtaagaagccatcaagacTGGCGGCTTTAAAGAAGCGTGACCAGAAGGTTGGAAACAAGGATACCAAGGTCAAAGGGGAAGAAACAAATCAGCGATATATCCTTGGGCAATCAGCCGACAAGCCCATCCGTACACGTTTTGCGCCGTCACCTACCGGATATCTACACCTCGGCTCTCTGAGAACTGCGTTGTTCAACAATTTGGTGGCCAAGGCTACAGACGGCGGTGATTTCATTATTAGAATTGAAGATACTGATCAA AATCGATTGGTgcctgatgctgaagaaagaatcttcaaagatcttgaATGGGCCGGTCTTGAATGGAGTGAAGGTCCTGACAAAGGAGGTCCATATGGCCCCTATCGACAA TCGGAGCGTCTGGAGACCTATAAAGAACACACGCGGACCTTGCTCGAAAATGGCTCCGCCTATCGTTGCTTCTGTGATCAAACAGTCCTCGAAGCCCAGAAACGAGCTCTTCACGAAGCTGGCAAATCTACGGCTTACCCTGGCACATGTCGTACTCTGCCGCGCTCTGAGTCTGATGAGCGAGCCGCCAAGGGTGAAGCTCATATCGTTCGGCTTGACTCTACTCGTTTCGGCACGCCAAAGTTCAAGGATGCTATCTATGGGCCTTTCCAGAAGAAAGAGCCCGAGGAGGACTTTGTCCTCATGAAAAGGGATGGATATCCTACGTACCATCTTGCCAATGTAGTTGATGACCATTTGATGAAGATTACACACGTCATCCGTGGTGAA GAATGgctcatctcaacacccaAGCACCTGGCGCTCTACGAAGCTTTCGGCTGGGAGCCCCCGACTTTTGCTCACCTgggccttctcatcagcaacaacggATCCAAGCTTAGCAAGCGCGATAGCAGCGTCGACCTGTCTACGTACATGGACCAGAACGTCTTTCCTATGGCTTTACAGGCGTGGCTTGCCAACCTAGGTGCGTCCACGAAGAGAGATGCGaagacaccaagaactcTCAGTGATGTCGCCGAGAAT TTGACTTACAAGTTCACCCGAGGTGGTATCAAACTCAATCCAACTAAgctcgacttcttccagcaCGAGTATCGCAATCTCCTTACGAAAACACCTTCTGCCGACCACACATCTCGCGAGCAGGAGCTCATAAGAGATTACCTTGTGACTCCCCTCGTCAACGAAGTTCAtgccatcaccgcctcctccCAGTCCATTTCTGATGACTACAAGCCCATCCAACCCACAGGCACGGCTCTCAACTGGCCCACCCCTTTATTTCCTGTTCCAGCCATGCTTTCATCGGAATCTTCTCAGTCATATActtccaagatcatcttccaagaaACTGTGCGATATGCCTCTGTGGCTAACTTGGCCCGTTTGCTACCGTACTTCTTCTGGCGCCCTCCTCCTGATATTTACCGAGCAGCCCTCGTCAGTGAGACTCCGCGTCTCGACTTGGTTGAATTGGTCAACAAGACCGTGCAAGGAAACGATGACTGGGAAACGACCGTTGACCGCTTATTTGAGAGTATCCCTCCCGACCAGGCTCCCGACTTACATGCTACTCTTCGCCTAATTGCGATTGGTGATTCACAAGCCGTGAGCAAGTCGTCCCGCATTCTGTTTGATGTGCTGGGTCAAGATGAGTGGCGATTCCGTGCCAATCTCGTGGCTTCGTTGCTTGGTGAACTGGAATCTAGCGGACAACTCCCCGTCAGGACTGTATAG
- a CDS encoding DnaJ like subfamily A member 2 (At least one base has a quality score < 10) has protein sequence MDENPFNAGAPGAEEVDLYELLEIDRTATPDQIKKAYRKAALKYHPDKVAQEHREESEAKFKEVTQAYEILSDEQKRELYDVHGMAAFDKSRGGPGGPEVDLNDILSQMFGFGMGPGGPGGPGGPGGARRPRRGPDEEQEYKVTLEELYRGKTVKFAANKQVLCGQCKGSGGKDKAKSSSCERCKGNGIVEAFRQIGPGMMRRETVICDHCQGAGQVFKEKDRCKKCKGKRTTQEKKVLEIYIPRGSMQGERIVLEGEADQYPDQTPGDIVFTLVEEPHDVFTRIGHDLSAELTVSLGEALSGFSRTVFKHLDGRGIHIERPQGKILRPGDCLKVPGEGMPMKRGETKGDLYLIVKVEFPEDGWLKSESEYETLQKMLPPPPANIEAEEVDEVEYEDDADIEKMGENSGDGRFGGDWEDDEDDMGDGQAQCQTQ, from the exons atggatgagaacCCTTTCAACGCAGGCGCTCCTGGCGCTGAGGAGGTCGATCTCTATG AACTTCTCGAGATCGACAGAACTGCCACaccagatcagatcaagaaggcttATCGCAAG GCCGCCCTGAAGTACCACCCAGACAAGGTTGCCCAagagcatcgagaagaatccgaagccaagttcaaggaagTCACGCAAGCCTACGAAATTCTCAGCGATGAGCAGAAGCGCGAGCTCTACGATGTTCACGGAATGGCCGCCTTCGACAAGTCCCGAGGCGGCCCTGGTGGCCCTGAGGTCGACCTCAACGATATCCTCTCCCAGATGTTTGGCTTTGGCATGGGTCCGGGTGGCCCAGGTGGCCCTGGAGGTCCCGGCGGCGCTCGCCGACCCAGACGTGGTCCTGACGAGGAGCAAGAGTATAAGGTGACGCTCGAGGAGCTTTACCGTGGCAAGACTGTCAAGTTTGCTGCCAACAAGCAGGTACTTTGCGGCCAGTGCAAGGGCTCTGGCGGCAAagacaaggccaagtcttCTTCCTGCGAGCGGTGCAAGGGTAATGGTATCGTTGAGGCCTTCCGCCAGATAGGGCCTGGTATGATGCGCCGTGAGACTGTTATTTGCGATCACTGCCAGGGTGCTGGCCAGGTCTTCAAAGAGAAGGACCGGTGCAAGAAGTGTAAGGGCAAGCGAACAACacaggagaagaaggttctcGAGATTTACATCCCCAGAGGCTCGATGCAGGGCGAGCGTATCGTCCTGGAGGGTGAAGCCGACCAGTACCCGGACCAAACGCCTGGCGATATTGTCTTCACACTTGTGGAAGAACCCCATGATGTCTTCACTCGCATTGGACATGATCTGTCTGCTGAACTGACTGTATCTCTGGGAGAGGCTCTATCAGGATTCTCGCGAACCGTATTCAAGCACCTCGATGGACGTGGCATTCACATCGAGCGACCTCAAGGCAAGATCCTACGACCAGGTGACTGCCTCAAGGTTCCCGGCGAGGGCATGCCTATGAAGCGTGGCGAGACCAAGGGGGACCTCTACTTAATTGTCAAGGTGGAGTTCCCTGAGGATGGCTGGTTGAAGAGCGAATCGGAGTACGAGACACTGCAAAAGATGCTGCCTCCTCCCCCTGCGAACattgaagccgaggaagTCGACGAAGTCGAGTATGAGGACGATGCTGACATCGAGAAG ATGGGTGAGAACTCGGGTGACGGCCGATTCGGTGGTGATTGggaggacgacgaggacgataTGGGCGATGGCCAAGCTCAGTGCCAGACCCAGTGA
- a CDS encoding NAD-specific glutamate dehydrogenase — MASITESPTNMLPSQTFPDYTDPYQESNMTAISANPVANVKAVEASRGPSPQPTHFSVPLQNGNGGNGHRILRSATVGYIAPEFTGKPEQKKTVKSIISAAGFVPEPQIDEQIEWFYEKLGIDDVYFELETPDVISSHITSLYAAKVASFAREDKQEEIRLDMEANDHAIYIDTSVAGKTNTAGPRYEERLEAKYIDHPGSSKYRVETFRSPAVVSPSSKATLRCYFVYQCQFATPPEHTDPKETNLELIADNGFLRKATDNTKQIYQDIIELAVNRAGPVIEVFDIENTDEKRMVVAFRARTAQGLFSALSDLYHYYGVTSSRKYLEQFSNGITVMSVYLRPASDAVESSGQFPSLEESIDQISKEVSLLYCLPHNKFHNLFLDGQLSLQESVYAHSAWVFVQHFLNRLGPEYSTLAELLDVKNNAQQALLSNLKRRLRSETFTPEYIYEIIQNYPGLVRALYASFANIHLVKDQEDPVKVVSSSLSVEVLSDDALKDKIAKNVNNEHDEMVLTAFRVFNNAILKTNYFTPTKVALSFRLDPSFLPEVEYPKPLYGMFLVISSESRGFHLRFKDISRGGIRIVKSRNKEAYGINARSIFDENYGLASTQQRKNKDIPEGGSKGVILLDPKQQNRAREAFEKYIDSILDLLLPAETPGIKNPIVDLYGKEEIIFMGPDENTAELVDWATEHARSRGAPWWKSFFTGKSPKLGGIPHDTYGMTTLSVREYVKGIYRKLELDPSAIRKMQTGGPDGDLGSNEIKLGNEKYTAIVDGSGVLADPNGLDRDELLRLANGRKMIIEYDVSKLSPEGYRVLCDDVNITLPNGEVINNGTSFRNTFHLRDTGSVDCFVPCGGRPASIDLISVNRLIKDGKCIIPYLVEGANLFITQEAKLRLEAAGCILYKDASANKGGVTSSSLEVLASLSFDDEGFVENMCHNAQGEAPQFYQDYVKQVQLKIQENARLEFEAIWREHEQTGTPRSILSDKLSVAITDLDEKLQHSDLWDNEKIRRSVLQDALPRLLLEKIGLDTLIARIPDSYLRSIFGSYLASRFVYEFGSSPSQFAFYDFMSKRMAQIAN, encoded by the exons ATGGCGTCTATAACAGAATCGCCCACTAACATGCTGCCCTCTCAGACTTTCCCTGATTACACAGATCCATATCAGGAATCCAACATGACTGCCATCTCCGCCAACCCCGTGGCTAACGTCAAGGCCGTTGAGGCCAGCCGTGGTCCTTCTCCCCAGCCTACTCACTTCTCCGTCCCTCTGCAAAATGGCAACGGCGGCAATGGCCACCGCATTCTGCGATCTGCCACCGTTGGCTACATTGCCCCCGAGTTCACTGGCAAGcctgagcagaagaagactgTGAAGTCTatcatctcagctgctgGTTTCGTCCCTGAGCCCCAAATTGATGAGCAGATCGAGTGGTTCtacgagaagcttggcatcgatgatgTCTACTTCGAGCTTGAGACCCCCGATGTCATCTCCAGCCACATCACTTCTCTGTATGCCGCTAAGGTCGCTTCCTTCGCTCGCGAGGATAAGCAGGAGGAGATTCGACTGGACATGGAGGCCAACGACCATGCCATCTACATTGACACCAGCGTTGCTGGCAAGACCAACACTGCTGGTCCCCGCTATGAGGAACGCCTTGAGGCCAAGTACATTGATCACCCCGGCTCCAGCAAGTACCGCGTTGAGACTTTCCGATCTCCCGCTGTTGTGAGCCCCAGCTCCAAGGCCACTCTCCGATGTTACTTCGTCTACCAGTGCCAGTTTGCTACTCCTCCTGAGCACACCGACCCCAAGGAGACCAACCTCGAGCTCATTGCCGACAACGGTTTCCTCCGCAAGGCCActgacaacaccaagcaaaTCTACCAGGACATCATTGAGCTCGCCGTTAACCGAGCTGGTCCTGTCATTGAGGTCTTCGATATTGAGAACACCGACGAGAAGCGAATGGTCGTTGCCTTCCGCGCTCGCACTGCCCAGGGTCTTTTCTCTGCCCTCAGTGACCTTTACCACTACTATGGCGTCACCTCATCTCGAAAGTACCTTGAGCAGTTCTCCAACGGTATTACCGTCATGAGTGTCTATCTCCGACCTGCTTCTGACGCCGTCGAGAGCAGTGGACAGTTCCCATCTCTTGAGGAGTCCATTGACCAGATCTCCAAGGAGGTTTCTCTCCTCTACTGTCTTCCCCACAACAAGTTCCacaaccttttccttgatGGACAGCTCAGTCTTCAGGAATCCGTCTACGCCCACTCCGCTTGGGTCTTCGTTCAGCACTTCCTGAACCGACTGGGACCAGAGTACTCTACTCTTGCCGAGCTTCTGGATGTTAAGAACAACGCTCAGCAGGCTCTCCTTTCTAACCTGAAGCGCCGTCTCCGTTCCGAGACCTTTACCCCTGAGTATATCTATGAGATTATTCAGAACTACCCCGGTCTCGTTCGTGCTCTTTATGCTTCTTTCGCCAACATCCACCTTGTTAAGGACCAGGAGGACCCCGTGAAGGTCGTCTCCTCCAGCCTGTCCGTCGAGGTTCTTTCCGACGACgctctcaaggacaagatcgccaagaacGTCAATAACGAGCACGATGAGATGGTTCTCACTGCTTTCCgtgtcttcaacaacgccattctcaagaccaactACTTCACCCCTACCAAGGTCGCCCTGAGCTTCCGTCTTGACCCCTCCTTCCTCCCAGAGGTCGAGTACCCCAAGCCCCTCTACGGCATGttcctcgtcatcagctCTGAGTCTCGAGGTTTCCACCTCCGATTCAAGGATATCTCTCGTGGTGGTATCCGAATCGTCAAGTCTCGCAACAAGGAGGCTTATGGCATCAACGCCCGCAGCATCTTCGATGAGAACTACGGTCTTGCCAGCACACAGCAGcgcaagaacaaggacattCCCGAGGGTGGCTCCAAGGGTGTCATTCTTTTGGACCCTAAGCAGCAGAACCGTGCCCGTGAGGCTTTCGAGAAGTACATTGATAGtatccttgatcttcttctgcccgCCGAGACCCCTGGTATCAAGAACCCTATTGTCGACCTCTACGGCAAGGAGgagatcatcttcatggGCCCTGACGAGAACACTGCTGAGCTGGTTGACTGGGCTACTGAGCACGCTCGATCCCGTGGCGCCCCCTGGTGGAAGTCCTTCTTCACTGGCAAGTCTCCCAAGCTTGGCGGTATTCCTCACGACACATACGGCATGACCACCCTGTCCGTTCGTGAGTACGTCAAGGGTATCTACCGAAAGCTCGAGCTTGACCCCTCTGCAATCCGCAAGATGCAGACTGGTGGCCCCGATGGTGATCTGGGCAGCAACGAGATCAAGCTTGGTAACGAGAAGTACACTGCCATTGTCGATGGCTCTGGAGTTCTTGCTGACCCCAACGGCCTCGACCGTGACGAGCTTCTGCGCCTTGCCAACGGCCGTAAGATGATCATCGAGTACGACGTTTCTAAGCTGTCTCCCGAGGGTTACCGAGTCCTGTGCGACGACGTCAACATCACTCTCCCCAATGGTGAGGTTATCAACAACGGTACATCGTTCCGTAACACCTTCCATCTCCGTGACACTGGCAGTGTCGACTGCTTCGTCCCTTGTGGTGGTCGTCCCGCCTCCATTGACCTCATCTCGGTCAACCGTCTCATCAAGGATGGAAAGTGCATCATCCCTTACCTCGTTGAGGGAGCCAACCTCTTCATTACCCAGGAGGCTAAGCTTCGCCTTGAGGCTGCTGGCTGCATTCTGTACAAGGATGCCTCTGCCAACAAGGGTGGTGTGACATCGTCCTCCCTTGAGGTTCTTGCTTCTCTGTCCTTCGACGACGAGGGCTTCGTTGAGAACATGTGCCACAATGCCCAGGGCGAGGCTCCTCAGTTCTACCAGGACTACGTCAAGCAGGTTCAGCTCAAGATTCAGGAGAACGCCCGTCTCGAGTTTGAGGCTATCTGGCGCGAGCACGAGCAGACCGGAACTCCCCGATCTATCCTCTCCGACAAGCTCTCTGTTGCCATTACcgatctcgatgagaagctccagcactCCGACCTCTGggacaacgagaagatccGCCGATCTGtccttcaagatgctctgccccgtcttctcctcgagaagaTTGGTCTCGACACCTTGATTGCTCGCATCCCCGACTCCTACCTCCGAAGCATCTTCGGCTCTTACCTTGCCAGTCGATTCGTGTACGAGTTCGGCAGCAGCCCCAGCCAGTTTGCCTTCTACGACTT TATGTCTAAGCGTATGGCTCAGATCGCCAACTAA